The genomic region AGAAACCACAAACAAATGACCTCAGTCCCAAATGCCCTTAGTCATTGTTTGTGGACCATTGCATGAATGTCACCCGTCAGGTTCTTTCTGCGTAGGAACAATGAGAGGGAGGGAGGAGTGTTGGTAATTTAAAAAGCTATATAACTACAGAGCCCTGGCTACAAAGATATAGCTGCCGAATTTCCCACTCTCGACTCGCACGACGACCGTGACCATGAAGTTTGCTATCCTGGTCTGCGTTTCTGTTCTCTTTTACCTCTCTGGTATGTATCAAAATTGTCATTTATAAATACAATCAAATGTGAAtatcatctgctaaatgattaaatttaaatgtaatattgtgtaataattattaattaaaaccaaaTCCAGATTTATACTTACTCAAGCTAATACTATTGTTTAACatacatcatgtgacactgatgtgtCACAATAAGTGTCATGTTTCAGATACACAATGTTTCTTTAACATATGGATGGTGactttacatcatttgctcacaaGATGAAACGTTTGTTATTTAGACCCATTATTCATGGACCCAGACAGACCCACTCTGTGATATTTTGGAATGGGTCCATGTTGTAGAGATCCATGATAGCTGACATGACACTGATGAGAACTGGGATACTGCCAGACCTTTTGCTGTTTTAAAAAATTAGAAAATATGAACAGAAACGGCAGAATCTAAAAGTTGTATAGTTGACATAGGGTTAGTTATCCTTTATCCAGCCTGATTCTCTGACCACAGCCTTCTGAAGTATTGAAGGAAAATGTATCCCTTTAATCTATGCAAATACGCTCAAGAACATTAAAGTCAAGGGCATTCATTGTATTTGAAGTTACAAAGATCATAAcaaaagggagaaagaaagaaaaagacgaGCAAATACGTAACGTACCTGCTATTCAAGTTAAATGTACAACAGGTTAAAATTAATAGAAAGTACAAAACTTGCttagccacttttttttttttttctccgaagTCTCTGGAATTTCAACAGGGAAAAACTAGTGCCTTTCCTGGTTTATTTCtcataataatatacaatttttaaattttatttccacAGTGGCAGAAGCACAACAGAGCGAGGTAAGTTAAAGTAAAACCAGTCATTTTAAAGTTACCAGATGTTGCAGTAACTATatcagattttttatgttttatgctcagcaagtttgcatttatttgaacaaaaatacactaGAATTAAAATTgctgtaggggaatttacagataacccaaggaccagatatgtcgcaatgaagaccaagagtcagagatgagttcaattaataataataattttactttaagAAAATAGTTtacaatttcatcagcagaagtcagcttcaatgctctcgacggagttcgtaggccgcccccgtacaactcaaaatcaaccacagttataccctgacagaggatactaattgcgtcaatacataagtcaagaaaattctgattggttccaaaacctagataaactctccaaagacgtatatctgaaacgctggacactggcagttgatcgtttgtcctgggactgtctgagcttctccctgtacagacagatactaacacacatacacagagaacttatctaaaattcaaggctttctagcattggcgagtgtcttatcattacggttggatacacacacataatatgtggacattaatcttgaggaaaaatctttaatatctcataagcgcacataaggttacacatttcactcttgccataaattgattaatagtcaaacaagaaatcatgtaataatataattaatatcagtatgaaagaTATGGCAACTCGTCATCCACTCCTTCATTGCCATACTCCAGTGTTTAGTGTAACACGTTCCTTCAGAaataatgctgatttggtgtttaagaaacatttttttttggaaaactgtcacactgttttcaggattctttgatgattagaattttttagcatttattttaaaatagaaatcttttgtaacattatacatggtttttactgtcacttttgatcaatttaatgtggccTTGCTTATAATGATTATtgtctttaaaaattaaatttactgaccccaaacttttgaacagctgtagagtataatcaaataaaatggaGGTAAAGTGTCAtgatatttggttttattttgggaATCTTTCTGAAATCTTCATAATAGGGGAACAATGTTCCTGATTTTGGATGTACTCGTGAGTACGTTCCAGTGTGTGGAGATGATGAAGTCACATACTCCAATGAGTGCATGCTACACTGGGAGAACAAGTACGTGAGCAATGTGTAAAAATGTACATCAATGTACAGCAATTCAATCAGTATTTATACCTCTTCTAACCTGTCTTCTCTCTTTAGGCAGCATAACAAGAACATCAGCCTAAAGCACAAAGGAGTGTGTGAGACCTCCTAAACTCACAGCGGTTACATCTATGGCATccaaaatggctttccatttAGATACTACAGCAACTACCAGTGATTTTCTGTCATATGTTAATCAGTATCATATAATGATGTATGCTATTGGAACTTTTTCAGACATCGCTTTGTCAACATGTAATTTCATGCAATAAAAATTAAGCATTTAAGAGCTTTATCTTATTAATAAATAAGAACTGTAATTCAAATAAACCATATTTATAATGTACATGTACTATGACTCTGTCCTTAAAAGGGAAAGCaagaatttgtattatttgtatttaaaaaaaaaaacatcttcaaaaagctaaaaaaattattatatggaTGAATACATGATTAGTTTTTGTTtcaatcattcaaaaaaaaaaaatcattgtatacATACACCAGCTTCAGCATATTTTCTatgatataaatgtttttgttttctgaattgcattttatttatacattttttgaaggccataaagtaaaaagtaaaaacatattgAGGGTGATACAACtgtccttatattataatcatctgataattataatgttaaaaagaaggaaaaagtGGAAAGAAGTCCCAGGAGAACacttctaaaatatttattacaaatacatttagaaGTTGTCCTTTTTTgttgaacacattttaaatgatcattacTTATCATTTGCTCATCTAATTctgtgaaaattatttaaatttttttttaaaaactagcGCTACAGCTGTAAAATTCTGATTTTAAGTTTTtgatttgttattaaaattatatttaaattcttCTTCTTTCAATTGTTAAATAGCATGGTGAAGAAACTAATTTGTATGCCACCGTCTTAATGGAGCAACCAGACAAATCCATCATTTACAACTCAAATATTTTATTAGTTCACGGTGTTCCAAGAAAGCAGCAGCAGTACCAATTTATACCTGTTGCATTTTAACAACCACAGTGTCCACAAGTGCCAGTATCTCCGCAAAATAACCGTCCTGCTCTCCTACATCCTGCTCTGTGAGCACCAGTTCTTGGTACTGTTTTTGTAGTTCACTAAGAGAGGCTGTCAATGCGGGATTTTGTTTATATTGAGTCTGACATTGAGCCATCATGGCAAGCAGAGTGCGCAGAGCCTTCTCTCTGCAGTCATGCTCAGGTGACACTAAAAGCTCAGGCACAAGGCTGCACCACCCCTGCTCCACCAACACGGGCAGGAGGGAGACTTCAGCATACTGTCGCAAACGTTCCTGATGAGACGAATCTGGTATAAGGTCCATTCCCACCTGTGACATCAACTCCTTCAACACAAAGTACaacttttattactattattattagttcTGCTGTTCTGGATGGTAGTGTATCAAGGTTTAAccttataaacaaatatattaaccTTCTCAGTGATCATATCATAGAGAACTGTGATGATTCTCACACGCAGAGGTTCCGTCCCTGATGTTTGAAACAGTTCGCTAAGCACCTGCACACCACCAAGTTtcaaaaagtgactttgtgcaaATGGGAAGTGACGCAGGAGTGATGCCACAGCAAATAACACCTGTGTTAAATCAGAATGTCAACAGTTAATGGTGCATTCTtcgacattaataaataataactattGACTACCCATATTAACAGCATAATGCCCATGGTTTCTGGTTGGTCATACCTTTTTCTTTACAGTTATTGGTTGCTGAGTGCCAAGCAATGTCAACAGTTTCTGTAAAGCACCACCTTCTATTGCCTCAACTTGCACTGATGGATTACTAGAAAAATGTAGATGACAATGGATTGCGTGTGTCAATGTAAATGTGCATTCAGGTTTCACAAAATGTACAGAATCCGCTTGACCAAATTAGACCTGTTGCCAAATTTGCATTGTGAAATCCCTCCTGACTGCATGGATTTCTAATGAAATCACTGGATTTCGGCCCACAAAGCTGAAGTTATCAGTAAACATGACCACCCTTTAAATAATGTGTAAGCAGCCGTTTTGATGGAGGAAAATGCCACTTACCTTGAAACAGCAGATCCAAGCACAAACGCAGCACTCTCTTGGAGACGGATGTCTGTACTGTTTAAAACATGTATAACCAGTTGCATACCTCCCATGGACACCAAATTCTGGGCATTATCTACCTATAAAAGGGATTCAGTAACTTTGATAAACAGTGAACTGtatttaaaagacattttgttTTAGAAACATAACTGAGGGTTGACCTGGTGCACAAGGTACTCCAAATCAAGAAGTGCCCTGATTTTTTCCTCAGTTGTGCTGTTGGtattattaaattgatttaaaagccTCCTCATAACTTGAACATCTGTTTCCACAAGCATGTCGAGTTCCTCCATGTCTTTTTTCAGCTCTTCGATGGGGCGAAATTGAGCCCTCACTGCATTCACATCCTATAATCAAacaacttgattaaaaaaaaaaaactcaaataacAAAGCCAAATGGCTAGTGCTAAACTGAAATGAACATACTTGTTTTGAGTCCACAGGATCATCCATTCCTTCTTTAAACTTTTTCAAAGCCTCTTTCAACTCTTCAGATGTGAATGATGGGCTGTGAATGTTCATCATCCCTTGCCTGCTCCAATGATGCATAAAAAGCTATGTGATAcacatatttattttagattgCAACATTCTTCTAATCGCTATACCTATTTCCATCTCTCCAGTATTTGAGACCTTCTTCCTCTCCCATCTTGACCTCTCTTTGGCCCGTCTGAAGATTCAATCTGACATGAGAGCCTGCTGGAACTGCAAGACCTACATTTAAATACAGACAAATAAGGAATTGATCTGTTCACAACAGTCAGCATGGGAATAAACACACCTGGTTTGAGAGTTTGCCACTTGTCTGTAGGTCTGAACACCTCCAAATCTTCAGAATCGTCATCCTCTAATAGTGTCTCTTCACCCTTGTTATGATCATCAGAGCCTTCTTTGATGGACAGGGCTGATGGTGACTGA from Carassius carassius chromosome 29, fCarCar2.1, whole genome shotgun sequence harbors:
- the LOC132110124 gene encoding protease inhibitor 2-like, with the translated sequence MKFAILVCVSVLFYLSVAEAQQSEGNNVPDFGCTREYVPVCGDDEVTYSNECMLHWENKQHNKNISLKHKGVCETS
- the LOC132109311 gene encoding nucleotide exchange factor SIL1-like; protein product: MQKKWRLGLSVALWLVRVHLVCAHNKKSPSALSIKEGSDDHNKGEETLLEDDDSEDLEVFRPTDKWQTLKPVPAGSHVRLNLQTGQREVKMGEEEGLKYWRDGNRQGMMNIHSPSFTSEELKEALKKFKEGMDDPVDSKQDVNAVRAQFRPIEELKKDMEELDMLVETDVQVMRRLLNQFNNTNSTTEEKIRALLDLEYLVHQVDNAQNLVSMGGMQLVIHVLNSTDIRLQESAAFVLGSAVSSNPSVQVEAIEGGALQKLLTLLGTQQPITVKKKVLFAVASLLRHFPFAQSHFLKLGGVQVLSELFQTSGTEPLRVRIITVLYDMITEKELMSQVGMDLIPDSSHQERLRQYAEVSLLPVLVEQGWCSLVPELLVSPEHDCREKALRTLLAMMAQCQTQYKQNPALTASLSELQKQYQELVLTEQDVGEQDGYFAEILALVDTVVVKMQQV